One Terriglobia bacterium genomic window, TCCGGCGCCGACGTTGACGTGACCGTTCAACTCGTACCAGCTGTAAACATCGCACTCTTCGCCGATGTGCGTTCCCGATCTGCCCGTTGCATCGCGAACGATCAAACCGCCGGACGTGTTGTAAAGGCCGTCGCTGGCTGTTGCCAGCGAAAAGTTGATGTATTGCGCCGTCAGAGTCCAGCGATGATGCGGCTCAACCGTAATGCCGCCGCGAGAGGCGGAAATATTCTGCCAGCCAAACTGATCCGTGATCCCGAATCGATCGTGGGCCGTGGGATACATCGTGTCGAAAGTGCCATGAATCCCATCCGTGGAGTGGCTGTCCCCCGCAGCAAAATCGTATTGCGTGAACAAACGCGGCTGCCCACGCAGGCTTTCGAATCTATATGCAACCCCGATGGTCGACGCCCACGCGTGAATCGCATTGGGACCGTCCGAACCGCGTTCGGCAATTGCTTCCGCCGAGTAATCCAGCATCCCTTTTGCTTTTCCCTTCAGGCGGACTCCGTAAGCTCTTTCGTTTTGTTTACCGTTCCTGCTCGCTGCGGCTTCCAGGGCAACGCTCGGCTGCGTACGCCATAGAACAAAGGGCTCGAGCACCGCGCCGGAAAATACATCATTGACGTAACCGTACGCCCCGTAAACGTCATTGCCTTTTTCGTGGCGGCTGATTCCGAAATCCCGTGTGATGACTGCCGATGCAGCAAATAGCCCTAACCGGTACCGCCTGTAATGAAGATTGCCGGCGACGGCATCGTAGGAACGTCCCTGATCGCGCCATTCCGAATTGGCAATGATCGTGTTGTTGTAATTGATCAGTTGCCTGCCGGCGCGCACGCTGAACCAT contains:
- a CDS encoding alginate export family protein, whose product is MFRSLLFVVLSVFIFTVPLAAQDDVTTQNASSAAGGAFITGPASNPLSFLNGPAYRTFGSVEPYDFRNFDPASLLNRHLPKWIGFGAEERLRYENNHDANFKSGSDDGYSLNRFRYQMDLQPTNWLKIVSQVQDARPISENPPIGPPNENTWDLKLAYVQAGDPEKQWFSVRAGRQLINYNNTIIANSEWRDQGRSYDAVAGNLHYRRYRLGLFAASAVITRDFGISRHEKGNDVYGAYGYVNDVFSGAVLEPFVLWRTQPSVALEAAASRNGKQNERAYGVRLKGKAKGMLDYSAEAIAERGSDGPNAIHAWASTIGVAYRFESLRGQPRLFTQYDFAAGDSHSTDGIHGTFDTMYPTAHDRFGITDQFGWQNISASRGGITVEPHHRWTLTAQYINFSLATASDGLYNTSGGLIVRDATGRSGTHIGEECDVYSWYELNGHVNVGAGVGHLMPGSFLAHTTSGPNFNYSYFAVNFKDNGKNRF